Proteins from a genomic interval of Chryseobacterium indologenes:
- a CDS encoding copper homeostasis protein CutC gives MSKIEIACFNPESAIIAFENGADRIELCDGLSEGGTTPGFDTTKELRQKINIPIFVMIRPRGGDFTYSDEEFEQMKEELMRLKSLKVDGFVFGILNENDEVNIEQNKMLVEMAKPLPCTFHRAFDRASGLENTLENVIECGFKTILTSGQKSNVSDGKENLKKLVELSDGRIEILVGGGLRSSNIEEIREVTKAGYFHSSAITDGGAFANASEVVALKSK, from the coding sequence ATGTCAAAAATAGAAATAGCTTGCTTCAATCCCGAATCAGCAATAATTGCTTTTGAAAACGGAGCGGACAGAATAGAATTATGTGACGGTTTAAGTGAAGGAGGAACAACTCCCGGCTTTGATACCACCAAAGAGCTCAGGCAGAAAATAAATATTCCGATTTTTGTAATGATTCGTCCAAGAGGTGGTGATTTTACCTATTCAGATGAAGAGTTTGAGCAGATGAAGGAAGAATTGATGCGTTTAAAATCTTTAAAAGTAGACGGTTTTGTTTTCGGAATTCTGAATGAAAATGATGAGGTAAACATAGAACAAAACAAAATGTTGGTAGAAATGGCAAAACCACTTCCCTGTACGTTTCACAGAGCGTTCGACAGAGCTTCAGGTCTTGAAAATACATTAGAAAATGTCATTGAATGTGGTTTTAAAACCATACTGACTTCCGGCCAGAAATCCAATGTTTCAGATGGTAAAGAAAATCTGAAAAAATTAGTTGAGCTTTCCGACGGAAGAATTGAAATCTTAGTCGGTGGAGGATTGCGCTCTTCCAATATTGAAGAAATAAGAGAAGTGACGAAAGCTGGCTATTTTCATTCTTCTGCAATCACTGATGGGGGAGCCTTTGCGAACGCTTCAGAAGTTGTCGCCTTAAAAAGTAAATAA
- a CDS encoding type 1 glutamine amidotransferase: METNVNAQQGANSQTVANHLEILSQLSSKTAVGSFPLAQFLNAPGNEKVRDFFFTPVTEKTLEGKRIAIISSDGFEEIELTGPAWYFRQLGAQVDIIAPKYAPAPANFGLSMPEEMSKTHIMAIQYLQPVGWIKVDRTIDQIKVEDYDAIFIPGGAWNPDNLRHDKEVVKFVKEFSASGKLVSAICHATVVLINAEIIKGKRLTGYWNIQIDLKNAGGIVSDVPVVADGNLITSRHPIDLADFSKAVENWLIEN, translated from the coding sequence ATGGAAACAAATGTAAATGCTCAACAAGGAGCAAATTCGCAAACAGTAGCAAATCATTTAGAAATATTAAGCCAATTATCATCAAAAACGGCTGTGGGAAGTTTTCCTCTTGCTCAGTTTTTGAACGCGCCGGGAAATGAAAAGGTAAGAGACTTCTTTTTCACACCTGTAACAGAAAAAACACTTGAAGGAAAAAGAATTGCCATCATTTCATCGGATGGTTTTGAAGAAATTGAATTAACAGGGCCAGCCTGGTACTTCCGTCAATTGGGAGCACAGGTTGATATCATTGCCCCTAAATATGCTCCAGCTCCCGCCAACTTTGGATTGAGTATGCCGGAAGAAATGTCTAAAACCCACATAATGGCGATCCAATATCTTCAACCTGTAGGCTGGATAAAAGTAGACCGTACGATAGATCAAATCAAAGTAGAAGATTATGATGCAATCTTCATTCCCGGAGGGGCATGGAATCCGGATAACCTTCGTCACGACAAAGAAGTAGTAAAATTTGTTAAAGAATTCAGTGCTTCAGGTAAATTGGTATCTGCAATTTGTCATGCAACCGTTGTATTGATCAACGCTGAAATCATTAAGGGTAAAAGACTTACCGGATACTGGAATATTCAGATTGATTTGAAAAATGCAGGAGGTATCGTATCTGATGTGCCGGTTGTAGCAGATGGAAATCTTATTACAAGCAGACACCCGATTGATCTGGCTGATTTTTCAAAAGCCGTAGAAAACTGGCTGATTGAAAACTAA